The proteins below come from a single Erinaceus europaeus chromosome 20, mEriEur2.1, whole genome shotgun sequence genomic window:
- the HEPHL1 gene encoding ferroxidase HEPHL1 isoform X4: protein MPGTPRAACTLLLSLLLGCAGPAGATTRTYHIGVVEEYWDYVPQGKNVITGTSFAEDKLATLFLERGPNRIGGLYKKAVYRLYTDATYSTELPKPAWLGFLGPVLRAEVGDVVVVHLKNFASRPYSLHPHGVFYDKDSEGALYPDGTSGRNKKDDMVPPGKNYTYVWPVREEYAPTPADANCLTWVYHSHIDAPKDICSGLIGPLLVCKKGILNPYSGARMDVDREFVIMFTLVDENQSWYLDENIQHFCTEPSSVNKDDAVFQRSNKMHALNGFLFGNLPEPQACVGESVSWHLFGMGNEIDIHSIYFYGNTFVSRGHRTDVVNLFPATFLTADMLVENPGRWMITCQVSDHLQAGMLGQYSVDSCKRDAPHTEVHGQHRRYFIAAEKVLWNYAPLGYDRFSGQPLNASGSEASVYFTRGENRIGGTYWKAQYVEYVDATFKQRKRRTEAEAHLGILGPVIRAEVGDTLLVTFANKADRAYSILPHGVFYDKASDAAPNADGFVKPGAHVKPGQTFTYRWTVPKSVSPTAGDPPCLSYLYFSAVDPIKDTSSGLVGPLLVCKKGVLSADGTQKGVDREFHLLFTVFDENLSRYLDENIQKFSWRPFSVDREDKDFVKSNRMHAINGYMYGNQPGLSMCQRDRVSWHLMGMGTDTDMHGVYFQGNTLLLRGAHRDSLALFPHVSTTTFMQPDHAGLFRVFCSTLGHFSKGMNQMYEVGSCGMKDPAEQPYGMMRTFYIAAEEVEWDYAPNKNWEFEKQHLDAGGERHGDIFMNHTENWIGSQYKKVVYREYTNGEFVEIKARPPQEEHLELLGPMIHAEVGDSILIIFKNKAERPYSIWAHGVEAVDSGKQLQVPATKPGEIRTYRWNVPKRSGPGPSDPNCIPWLYYSTVDFVKDMYSGLMGPLITCREGVLNDKGRRSDVDHEFVLLFLVFNENESWYLGDNIKKYLNKDPRDFRPADDFEESNRMHAINGKIFGNLHGLVMNEDSMTNWYLLGLGSEVDIHTVHYHAESFLFKIDTSYREDVYDLFPGTFQTIELFADHPGTWLLHCHVSDHIHAGMETTYTVLRNTDNMVPYSTKPPSRGRSSPATEPPKGPPGQEHLYFFGKQLGPRGAKAALVILFLLGLLLLGLSLALLLRLRSERQRGAYREVQTCALPTEAL from the exons GCTGGCCACCTTGTTTCTGGAGCGAGGGCCCAACCGGATAGGCGGGCTGTACAAGAAGGCCGTGTACAGGCTGTACACGGATGCCACCTACAGCACAGAGCTGCCCAAGCCGGCCTGGCTGGGCTTCCTGGGCCCCGTGCTGAGGGCCGAGGTGGGTGATGTGGTGGTCGTCCACCTGAAGAACTTCGCCTCACGCCCCTACTCCCTGCACCCGCACGGCGTGTTCTACGACAAGGACTCGGAGG GAGCCCTGTACCCAGACGGGACGTCTGGCAGGAACAAGAAGGATGACATGGTTCCTCCTGGCAAAAACTACACGTACGTGTGGCCCGTGAGGGAGGAGTACGCGCCCACCCCGGCCGATGCCAACTGCCTGACCTGGGTGTACCACTCGCACATCGACGCCCCCAAGGACATCTGCTCGGGACTCATCGGCCCGCTGCTGGTGTGCAAGAAAG GGATCCTGAACCCATATTCTGGGGCAAGGATGGATGTGGACCGTGAGTTTGTCATCATGTTCACGCTGGTAGACGAGAACCAGAGCTGGTACCTGGATGAGAACATCCAGCATTTCTGCACTGAACCCTCCTCCGTGAACAAGGACGATGCCGTCTTCCAGCGCAGCAACAAGATGCACG CCCTCAATGGATTCCTGTTCGGGAACCTCCCCGAGCCCCAGGCGTGCGTGGGCGAGTCGGTGTCCTGGCACCTGTTCGGCATGGGGAACGAGATTGACATCCACTCCATCTACTTCTACGGCAACACCTTCGTCAGCAGGGGCCACCGCACCGATGTGGTCAATCTGTTCCCTGCCACCTTCCTGACGGCTGACATGCTCGTGGAGAACCCCGGCAGGTGGATGATAACCTGCCAGGTCAGCGACCACCTGCAAG CCGGCATGCTGGGGCAGTACAGTGTAGACAGCTGCAAACGGGACGCCCCCCACACTGAGGTGCACGGCCAGCACAGGCGCTACTTCATCGCCGCGGAGAAGGtgctgtggaattatgcccctctgGGCTACGACAGGTTCAGCGGGCAGCCCCTCAACGCCTCTGGCAG CGAGGCCAGCGTCTACTTCACACGTGGGGAGAACAGGATTGGTGGCACCTACTGGAAGGCTCAGTACGTGGAGTACGTGGACGCCACCTTCAAGCAGAGGAAGAGACGCACGGAGGCCGAGGCCCACCTCGGGATCCTGG GCCCCGTCATCAGGGCGGAGGTGGGTGACACCCTTCTGGTGACCTTCGCCAACAAGGCAGACCGGGCCTACAGCATCCTGCCCCACGGCGTGTTCTACGACAAGGCCTCGGACGCGGCCCCCAATGCAGACG GGTTTGTGAAGCCAGGAGCACACGTGAAGCCGGGCCAGACCTTCACGTACCGGTGGACAGTGCCCAAGAGTGTGAGCCCCACGGCCGGGGACCCGCCATGCCTCTCCTACCTGTACTTCTCAGCCGTGGACCCTATCAAGGACACCAGCTCCGGCCTGGTGGGGCCCCTGCTGGTCTGCAAGAAGGGAGTCCTGAGTGCCGACGGTACCCAG AAAGGGGTAGACAGGGAGTTCCACCTGCTCTTCACCGTCTTCGATGAGAACCTGAGCAGATACCTTGACGAGAACATCCAGAAGTTCTCCTGGCGCCCCTTCAGCGTGGACAGGGAGGACAAGGACTTTGTGAAGTCCAACCGCATGCACG cCATCAACGGCTACATGTACGGCAACCAGCCGGGCCTGAGCATGTGCCAGAGGGACAGGGTGTCCTGGCACCTGATGGGCATGGGCACCGACACCGACATGCACGGGGTCTACTTCCAAGGCAACACCCTCCTGCTTCGGGGGGCTCACCGGGATAGCCTGGCCCTGTTCCCACACGTCTCCACCACCACCTTCATGCAGCCTGACCACGCAG GTCTGTTCAGGGTGTTCTGCTCCACTCTGGGCCACTTCTCCAAAGGCATGAACCAGATGTATGAGGTCGGCAGCTGCGGCATGAAGGACCCCGCCGAGCAGCCCTATGGGATGATGCGGACCTTTTACATCGCCGCTGAGGAGGTAGAATGGGATTATGCCCCCAACAAAAACTGGGAGTTCGAAAAGCAGCACTTGGACGCCGGAGGGGAAAG GCATGGAGACATATTCATGAACCACACCGAGAACTGGATCGGCTCCCAGTACAAGAAGGTGGTGTACCGGGAGTACACCAACGGGGAGTTTGTGGAGATCAAGGCCCGGCCCCCTCAGGAGGAGCACCTGGAGCTCCTGG GCCCCATGATCCATGCAGAGGTGGGCGACTCCATCCTCATCATCTTTAAGAACAAGGCGGAGCGGCCCTACTCCATCTGGGCCCATGGCGTGGAGGCCGTGGACAGCGGGAAGCAGCTGCAAGTGCCCGCCACCAAGCCAG GAGAAATCAGGACGTACCGATGGAACGTCCCAAAGAGATCGGGCCCCGGGCCCTCGGACCCCAACTGCATCCCCTGGCTGTACTACTCCACGGTGGACTTTGTGAAG GACATGTACAGCGGCCTGATGGGCCCGCTGATCACCTGCAGAGAAGGCGTGCTCAACGACAAGGGGAGGAGGAGCGACGTGGACCACGAGTTTGTCCTCCTGTTTCTGGTCTTCAATGAGAACGAGTCCTGGTACCTGGGCGACAACATCAAGAAGTACCTCAACAAGGACCCTCGGGACTTCAGGCCCGCGGATGACTTTGAAGAGAGCAACAGGATGCACG CCATCAACGGGAAGATTTTTGGGAACCTCCATGGCCTGGTCATGAATGAAGACAGCATGACAAACTGGTACCTGCTGGGGCTAGGCAGCGAGGTGGACATCCACACCGTCCACTACCATGCCGAGAGCTTTCTCTTCAAA ATAGACACGTCTTACCGGGAAGACGTGTACGACCTCTTTCCTGGCACCTTCCAAACCATCGAGCTGTTTGCTGACCACCCCGGTACGTGGCTTCTGCATTGCCACGTCTCCGACCACATCCACGCCGGCATGGAGACTACCTACACGGTGCTGCGGAACACGG ACAACATGGTTCCCTATTCCACCAAGCCTCCTTCCAGGGGCCGGTCCAGCCCAGCCACGGAGCCCCCCAAAG GCCCCCCCGGCCAGGAGCACCTCTACTTCTTTGGCAAGCAGCTGGGGCCACGAGGAGCCAAGGCCGCCCTGGTGATTCTCTTCCTCCtggggctgctgctgctgggccTGTCGCTGGCTCTGCTCCTCAGGCTACGCTCCGAGCGCCAGAGGGGAGCCTACCGGGAGGTGCAGACCTGCGCGCTCCCCACCGAGGCCCTGTGA
- the HEPHL1 gene encoding ferroxidase HEPHL1 isoform X2, protein MPGTPRAACTLLLSLLLGCAGPAGATTRTYHIGVVEEYWDYVPQGKNVITGTSFAEDKLATLFLERGPNRIGGLYKKAVYRLYTDATYSTELPKPAWLGFLGPVLRAEVGDVVVVHLKNFASRPYSLHPHGVFYDKDSEGALYPDGTSGRNKKDDMVPPGKNYTYVWPVREEYAPTPADANCLTWVYHSHIDAPKDICSGLIGPLLVCKKGILNPYSGARMDVDREFVIMFTLVDENQSWYLDENIQHFCTEPSSVNKDDAVFQRSNKMHALNGFLFGNLPEPQACVGESVSWHLFGMGNEIDIHSIYFYGNTFVSRGHRTDVVNLFPATFLTADMLVENPGRWMITCQVSDHLQAGMLGQYSVDSCKRDAPHTEVHGQHRRYFIAAEKVLWNYAPLGYDRFSGQPLNASGSEASVYFTRGENRIGGTYWKAQYVEYVDATFKQRKRRTEAEAHLGILGPVIRAEVGDTLLVTFANKADRAYSILPHGVFYDKASDAAPNADGFVKPGAHVKPGQTFTYRWTVPKSVSPTAGDPPCLSYLYFSAVDPIKDTSSGLVGPLLVCKKGVLSADGTQKGVDREFHLLFTVFDENLSRYLDENIQKFSWRPFSVDREDKDFVKSNRMHAINGYMYGNQPGLSMCQRDRVSWHLMGMGTDTDMHGVYFQGNTLLLRGAHRDSLALFPHVSTTTFMQPDHAGLFRVFCSTLGHFSKGMNQMYEVGSCGMKDPAEQPYGMMRTFYIAAEEVEWDYAPNKNWEFEKQHLDAGGERHGDIFMNHTENWIGSQYKKVVYREYTNGEFVEIKARPPQEEHLELLGPMIHAEVGDSILIIFKNKAERPYSIWAHGVEAVDSGKQLQVPATKPGEIRTYRWNVPKRSGPGPSDPNCIPWLYYSTVDFVKDMYSGLMGPLITCREGVLNDKGRRSDVDHEFVLLFLVFNENESWYLGDNIKKYLNKDPRDFRPADDFEESNRMHAINGKIFGNLHGLVMNEDSMTNWYLLGLGSEVDIHTVHYHAESFLFKIDTSYREDVYDLFPGTFQTIELFADHPGTWLLHCHVSDHIHAGMETTYTVLRNTASFQGPVQPSHGAPQRPPRPGAPLLLWQAAGATRSQGRPGDSLPPGAAAAGPVAGSAPQATLRAPEGSLPGGADLRAPHRGPVTLVPPPVCLGIPGHSRCLCFIYFPVGCVACGASMKEAALITCQPRGAPLPVPPTPVCVQPPPLPGSHSRTQCQPTGEPFPAVQGQDVPAAAGSGSPSASPVSACCCSSQKAKSHTFDKVAAVCTQACGNT, encoded by the exons GCTGGCCACCTTGTTTCTGGAGCGAGGGCCCAACCGGATAGGCGGGCTGTACAAGAAGGCCGTGTACAGGCTGTACACGGATGCCACCTACAGCACAGAGCTGCCCAAGCCGGCCTGGCTGGGCTTCCTGGGCCCCGTGCTGAGGGCCGAGGTGGGTGATGTGGTGGTCGTCCACCTGAAGAACTTCGCCTCACGCCCCTACTCCCTGCACCCGCACGGCGTGTTCTACGACAAGGACTCGGAGG GAGCCCTGTACCCAGACGGGACGTCTGGCAGGAACAAGAAGGATGACATGGTTCCTCCTGGCAAAAACTACACGTACGTGTGGCCCGTGAGGGAGGAGTACGCGCCCACCCCGGCCGATGCCAACTGCCTGACCTGGGTGTACCACTCGCACATCGACGCCCCCAAGGACATCTGCTCGGGACTCATCGGCCCGCTGCTGGTGTGCAAGAAAG GGATCCTGAACCCATATTCTGGGGCAAGGATGGATGTGGACCGTGAGTTTGTCATCATGTTCACGCTGGTAGACGAGAACCAGAGCTGGTACCTGGATGAGAACATCCAGCATTTCTGCACTGAACCCTCCTCCGTGAACAAGGACGATGCCGTCTTCCAGCGCAGCAACAAGATGCACG CCCTCAATGGATTCCTGTTCGGGAACCTCCCCGAGCCCCAGGCGTGCGTGGGCGAGTCGGTGTCCTGGCACCTGTTCGGCATGGGGAACGAGATTGACATCCACTCCATCTACTTCTACGGCAACACCTTCGTCAGCAGGGGCCACCGCACCGATGTGGTCAATCTGTTCCCTGCCACCTTCCTGACGGCTGACATGCTCGTGGAGAACCCCGGCAGGTGGATGATAACCTGCCAGGTCAGCGACCACCTGCAAG CCGGCATGCTGGGGCAGTACAGTGTAGACAGCTGCAAACGGGACGCCCCCCACACTGAGGTGCACGGCCAGCACAGGCGCTACTTCATCGCCGCGGAGAAGGtgctgtggaattatgcccctctgGGCTACGACAGGTTCAGCGGGCAGCCCCTCAACGCCTCTGGCAG CGAGGCCAGCGTCTACTTCACACGTGGGGAGAACAGGATTGGTGGCACCTACTGGAAGGCTCAGTACGTGGAGTACGTGGACGCCACCTTCAAGCAGAGGAAGAGACGCACGGAGGCCGAGGCCCACCTCGGGATCCTGG GCCCCGTCATCAGGGCGGAGGTGGGTGACACCCTTCTGGTGACCTTCGCCAACAAGGCAGACCGGGCCTACAGCATCCTGCCCCACGGCGTGTTCTACGACAAGGCCTCGGACGCGGCCCCCAATGCAGACG GGTTTGTGAAGCCAGGAGCACACGTGAAGCCGGGCCAGACCTTCACGTACCGGTGGACAGTGCCCAAGAGTGTGAGCCCCACGGCCGGGGACCCGCCATGCCTCTCCTACCTGTACTTCTCAGCCGTGGACCCTATCAAGGACACCAGCTCCGGCCTGGTGGGGCCCCTGCTGGTCTGCAAGAAGGGAGTCCTGAGTGCCGACGGTACCCAG AAAGGGGTAGACAGGGAGTTCCACCTGCTCTTCACCGTCTTCGATGAGAACCTGAGCAGATACCTTGACGAGAACATCCAGAAGTTCTCCTGGCGCCCCTTCAGCGTGGACAGGGAGGACAAGGACTTTGTGAAGTCCAACCGCATGCACG cCATCAACGGCTACATGTACGGCAACCAGCCGGGCCTGAGCATGTGCCAGAGGGACAGGGTGTCCTGGCACCTGATGGGCATGGGCACCGACACCGACATGCACGGGGTCTACTTCCAAGGCAACACCCTCCTGCTTCGGGGGGCTCACCGGGATAGCCTGGCCCTGTTCCCACACGTCTCCACCACCACCTTCATGCAGCCTGACCACGCAG GTCTGTTCAGGGTGTTCTGCTCCACTCTGGGCCACTTCTCCAAAGGCATGAACCAGATGTATGAGGTCGGCAGCTGCGGCATGAAGGACCCCGCCGAGCAGCCCTATGGGATGATGCGGACCTTTTACATCGCCGCTGAGGAGGTAGAATGGGATTATGCCCCCAACAAAAACTGGGAGTTCGAAAAGCAGCACTTGGACGCCGGAGGGGAAAG GCATGGAGACATATTCATGAACCACACCGAGAACTGGATCGGCTCCCAGTACAAGAAGGTGGTGTACCGGGAGTACACCAACGGGGAGTTTGTGGAGATCAAGGCCCGGCCCCCTCAGGAGGAGCACCTGGAGCTCCTGG GCCCCATGATCCATGCAGAGGTGGGCGACTCCATCCTCATCATCTTTAAGAACAAGGCGGAGCGGCCCTACTCCATCTGGGCCCATGGCGTGGAGGCCGTGGACAGCGGGAAGCAGCTGCAAGTGCCCGCCACCAAGCCAG GAGAAATCAGGACGTACCGATGGAACGTCCCAAAGAGATCGGGCCCCGGGCCCTCGGACCCCAACTGCATCCCCTGGCTGTACTACTCCACGGTGGACTTTGTGAAG GACATGTACAGCGGCCTGATGGGCCCGCTGATCACCTGCAGAGAAGGCGTGCTCAACGACAAGGGGAGGAGGAGCGACGTGGACCACGAGTTTGTCCTCCTGTTTCTGGTCTTCAATGAGAACGAGTCCTGGTACCTGGGCGACAACATCAAGAAGTACCTCAACAAGGACCCTCGGGACTTCAGGCCCGCGGATGACTTTGAAGAGAGCAACAGGATGCACG CCATCAACGGGAAGATTTTTGGGAACCTCCATGGCCTGGTCATGAATGAAGACAGCATGACAAACTGGTACCTGCTGGGGCTAGGCAGCGAGGTGGACATCCACACCGTCCACTACCATGCCGAGAGCTTTCTCTTCAAA ATAGACACGTCTTACCGGGAAGACGTGTACGACCTCTTTCCTGGCACCTTCCAAACCATCGAGCTGTTTGCTGACCACCCCGGTACGTGGCTTCTGCATTGCCACGTCTCCGACCACATCCACGCCGGCATGGAGACTACCTACACGGTGCTGCGGAACACGG CCTCCTTCCAGGGGCCGGTCCAGCCCAGCCACGGAGCCCCCCAAAG GCCCCCCCGGCCAGGAGCACCTCTACTTCTTTGGCAAGCAGCTGGGGCCACGAGGAGCCAAGGCCGCCCTGGTGATTCTCTTCCTCCtggggctgctgctgctgggccTGTCGCTGGCTCTGCTCCTCAGGCTACGCTCCGAGCGCCAGAGGGGAGCCTACCGGGAGGTGCAGACCTGCGCGCTCCCCACCGAGGCCCTGTGACCCTTGtccccccccccgtctgtctAGGCATCCCAGGACACAGCAGGtgcttgtgttttatttatttccctgtgGGCTGTGTGGCCTGCGGTGCCAGCATGAAGGAGGCTGCTCTTATTACGTGTCAGCCGAGGGGAGCCCCTCTGCctgtaccccccaccccagtgtgcGTTCAGCCTCCTCCCCTGCCTGGGAGCCACAGCCGGACGCAGTGCCAGCCCACCGGTGAGCCCTTCCCGGCTGTCCAGGGACAGGACGTGCCAGCCGCTGCTGGAAGTGGCTCACCTTCCGCCTCTCCTGTAAGCGCCTGCTGCTGTTCCTCACAGAAGGCAAAGTCACACACATTTGACAAAGTTGCTGCTGTCTGCACACAGGCCTGTGGAAATACTTGA
- the HEPHL1 gene encoding ferroxidase HEPHL1 isoform X1: MPGTPRAACTLLLSLLLGCAGPAGATTRTYHIGVVEEYWDYVPQGKNVITGTSFAEDKLATLFLERGPNRIGGLYKKAVYRLYTDATYSTELPKPAWLGFLGPVLRAEVGDVVVVHLKNFASRPYSLHPHGVFYDKDSEGALYPDGTSGRNKKDDMVPPGKNYTYVWPVREEYAPTPADANCLTWVYHSHIDAPKDICSGLIGPLLVCKKGILNPYSGARMDVDREFVIMFTLVDENQSWYLDENIQHFCTEPSSVNKDDAVFQRSNKMHALNGFLFGNLPEPQACVGESVSWHLFGMGNEIDIHSIYFYGNTFVSRGHRTDVVNLFPATFLTADMLVENPGRWMITCQVSDHLQAGMLGQYSVDSCKRDAPHTEVHGQHRRYFIAAEKVLWNYAPLGYDRFSGQPLNASGSEASVYFTRGENRIGGTYWKAQYVEYVDATFKQRKRRTEAEAHLGILGPVIRAEVGDTLLVTFANKADRAYSILPHGVFYDKASDAAPNADGFVKPGAHVKPGQTFTYRWTVPKSVSPTAGDPPCLSYLYFSAVDPIKDTSSGLVGPLLVCKKGVLSADGTQKGVDREFHLLFTVFDENLSRYLDENIQKFSWRPFSVDREDKDFVKSNRMHAINGYMYGNQPGLSMCQRDRVSWHLMGMGTDTDMHGVYFQGNTLLLRGAHRDSLALFPHVSTTTFMQPDHAGLFRVFCSTLGHFSKGMNQMYEVGSCGMKDPAEQPYGMMRTFYIAAEEVEWDYAPNKNWEFEKQHLDAGGERHGDIFMNHTENWIGSQYKKVVYREYTNGEFVEIKARPPQEEHLELLGRHQPISPAPRHSLGPMIHAEVGDSILIIFKNKAERPYSIWAHGVEAVDSGKQLQVPATKPGEIRTYRWNVPKRSGPGPSDPNCIPWLYYSTVDFVKDMYSGLMGPLITCREGVLNDKGRRSDVDHEFVLLFLVFNENESWYLGDNIKKYLNKDPRDFRPADDFEESNRMHAINGKIFGNLHGLVMNEDSMTNWYLLGLGSEVDIHTVHYHAESFLFKIDTSYREDVYDLFPGTFQTIELFADHPGTWLLHCHVSDHIHAGMETTYTVLRNTASFQGPVQPSHGAPQRPPRPGAPLLLWQAAGATRSQGRPGDSLPPGAAAAGPVAGSAPQATLRAPEGSLPGGADLRAPHRGPVTLVPPPVCLGIPGHSRCLCFIYFPVGCVACGASMKEAALITCQPRGAPLPVPPTPVCVQPPPLPGSHSRTQCQPTGEPFPAVQGQDVPAAAGSGSPSASPVSACCCSSQKAKSHTFDKVAAVCTQACGNT, encoded by the exons GCTGGCCACCTTGTTTCTGGAGCGAGGGCCCAACCGGATAGGCGGGCTGTACAAGAAGGCCGTGTACAGGCTGTACACGGATGCCACCTACAGCACAGAGCTGCCCAAGCCGGCCTGGCTGGGCTTCCTGGGCCCCGTGCTGAGGGCCGAGGTGGGTGATGTGGTGGTCGTCCACCTGAAGAACTTCGCCTCACGCCCCTACTCCCTGCACCCGCACGGCGTGTTCTACGACAAGGACTCGGAGG GAGCCCTGTACCCAGACGGGACGTCTGGCAGGAACAAGAAGGATGACATGGTTCCTCCTGGCAAAAACTACACGTACGTGTGGCCCGTGAGGGAGGAGTACGCGCCCACCCCGGCCGATGCCAACTGCCTGACCTGGGTGTACCACTCGCACATCGACGCCCCCAAGGACATCTGCTCGGGACTCATCGGCCCGCTGCTGGTGTGCAAGAAAG GGATCCTGAACCCATATTCTGGGGCAAGGATGGATGTGGACCGTGAGTTTGTCATCATGTTCACGCTGGTAGACGAGAACCAGAGCTGGTACCTGGATGAGAACATCCAGCATTTCTGCACTGAACCCTCCTCCGTGAACAAGGACGATGCCGTCTTCCAGCGCAGCAACAAGATGCACG CCCTCAATGGATTCCTGTTCGGGAACCTCCCCGAGCCCCAGGCGTGCGTGGGCGAGTCGGTGTCCTGGCACCTGTTCGGCATGGGGAACGAGATTGACATCCACTCCATCTACTTCTACGGCAACACCTTCGTCAGCAGGGGCCACCGCACCGATGTGGTCAATCTGTTCCCTGCCACCTTCCTGACGGCTGACATGCTCGTGGAGAACCCCGGCAGGTGGATGATAACCTGCCAGGTCAGCGACCACCTGCAAG CCGGCATGCTGGGGCAGTACAGTGTAGACAGCTGCAAACGGGACGCCCCCCACACTGAGGTGCACGGCCAGCACAGGCGCTACTTCATCGCCGCGGAGAAGGtgctgtggaattatgcccctctgGGCTACGACAGGTTCAGCGGGCAGCCCCTCAACGCCTCTGGCAG CGAGGCCAGCGTCTACTTCACACGTGGGGAGAACAGGATTGGTGGCACCTACTGGAAGGCTCAGTACGTGGAGTACGTGGACGCCACCTTCAAGCAGAGGAAGAGACGCACGGAGGCCGAGGCCCACCTCGGGATCCTGG GCCCCGTCATCAGGGCGGAGGTGGGTGACACCCTTCTGGTGACCTTCGCCAACAAGGCAGACCGGGCCTACAGCATCCTGCCCCACGGCGTGTTCTACGACAAGGCCTCGGACGCGGCCCCCAATGCAGACG GGTTTGTGAAGCCAGGAGCACACGTGAAGCCGGGCCAGACCTTCACGTACCGGTGGACAGTGCCCAAGAGTGTGAGCCCCACGGCCGGGGACCCGCCATGCCTCTCCTACCTGTACTTCTCAGCCGTGGACCCTATCAAGGACACCAGCTCCGGCCTGGTGGGGCCCCTGCTGGTCTGCAAGAAGGGAGTCCTGAGTGCCGACGGTACCCAG AAAGGGGTAGACAGGGAGTTCCACCTGCTCTTCACCGTCTTCGATGAGAACCTGAGCAGATACCTTGACGAGAACATCCAGAAGTTCTCCTGGCGCCCCTTCAGCGTGGACAGGGAGGACAAGGACTTTGTGAAGTCCAACCGCATGCACG cCATCAACGGCTACATGTACGGCAACCAGCCGGGCCTGAGCATGTGCCAGAGGGACAGGGTGTCCTGGCACCTGATGGGCATGGGCACCGACACCGACATGCACGGGGTCTACTTCCAAGGCAACACCCTCCTGCTTCGGGGGGCTCACCGGGATAGCCTGGCCCTGTTCCCACACGTCTCCACCACCACCTTCATGCAGCCTGACCACGCAG GTCTGTTCAGGGTGTTCTGCTCCACTCTGGGCCACTTCTCCAAAGGCATGAACCAGATGTATGAGGTCGGCAGCTGCGGCATGAAGGACCCCGCCGAGCAGCCCTATGGGATGATGCGGACCTTTTACATCGCCGCTGAGGAGGTAGAATGGGATTATGCCCCCAACAAAAACTGGGAGTTCGAAAAGCAGCACTTGGACGCCGGAGGGGAAAG GCATGGAGACATATTCATGAACCACACCGAGAACTGGATCGGCTCCCAGTACAAGAAGGTGGTGTACCGGGAGTACACCAACGGGGAGTTTGTGGAGATCAAGGCCCGGCCCCCTCAGGAGGAGCACCTGGAGCTCCTGGGTAGGCACCAGCCCATCTCACCTGCCCCCAGACACTCTCTGG GCCCCATGATCCATGCAGAGGTGGGCGACTCCATCCTCATCATCTTTAAGAACAAGGCGGAGCGGCCCTACTCCATCTGGGCCCATGGCGTGGAGGCCGTGGACAGCGGGAAGCAGCTGCAAGTGCCCGCCACCAAGCCAG GAGAAATCAGGACGTACCGATGGAACGTCCCAAAGAGATCGGGCCCCGGGCCCTCGGACCCCAACTGCATCCCCTGGCTGTACTACTCCACGGTGGACTTTGTGAAG GACATGTACAGCGGCCTGATGGGCCCGCTGATCACCTGCAGAGAAGGCGTGCTCAACGACAAGGGGAGGAGGAGCGACGTGGACCACGAGTTTGTCCTCCTGTTTCTGGTCTTCAATGAGAACGAGTCCTGGTACCTGGGCGACAACATCAAGAAGTACCTCAACAAGGACCCTCGGGACTTCAGGCCCGCGGATGACTTTGAAGAGAGCAACAGGATGCACG CCATCAACGGGAAGATTTTTGGGAACCTCCATGGCCTGGTCATGAATGAAGACAGCATGACAAACTGGTACCTGCTGGGGCTAGGCAGCGAGGTGGACATCCACACCGTCCACTACCATGCCGAGAGCTTTCTCTTCAAA ATAGACACGTCTTACCGGGAAGACGTGTACGACCTCTTTCCTGGCACCTTCCAAACCATCGAGCTGTTTGCTGACCACCCCGGTACGTGGCTTCTGCATTGCCACGTCTCCGACCACATCCACGCCGGCATGGAGACTACCTACACGGTGCTGCGGAACACGG CCTCCTTCCAGGGGCCGGTCCAGCCCAGCCACGGAGCCCCCCAAAG GCCCCCCCGGCCAGGAGCACCTCTACTTCTTTGGCAAGCAGCTGGGGCCACGAGGAGCCAAGGCCGCCCTGGTGATTCTCTTCCTCCtggggctgctgctgctgggccTGTCGCTGGCTCTGCTCCTCAGGCTACGCTCCGAGCGCCAGAGGGGAGCCTACCGGGAGGTGCAGACCTGCGCGCTCCCCACCGAGGCCCTGTGACCCTTGtccccccccccgtctgtctAGGCATCCCAGGACACAGCAGGtgcttgtgttttatttatttccctgtgGGCTGTGTGGCCTGCGGTGCCAGCATGAAGGAGGCTGCTCTTATTACGTGTCAGCCGAGGGGAGCCCCTCTGCctgtaccccccaccccagtgtgcGTTCAGCCTCCTCCCCTGCCTGGGAGCCACAGCCGGACGCAGTGCCAGCCCACCGGTGAGCCCTTCCCGGCTGTCCAGGGACAGGACGTGCCAGCCGCTGCTGGAAGTGGCTCACCTTCCGCCTCTCCTGTAAGCGCCTGCTGCTGTTCCTCACAGAAGGCAAAGTCACACACATTTGACAAAGTTGCTGCTGTCTGCACACAGGCCTGTGGAAATACTTGA